The genomic stretch GATATCAGCAATTTCCTGGCCATTATTTCTGCCGGCGATCGTGCCATGGAAATAGAGCGGCTGATTGCTTCTCTTTCTGAGATTAAGAGACTTTATGGCAAAGAAGATCAATCCGGAATGTTCGATCATGAATACATTAATCCGGATGTGGTAATTGCGCCTCAGCAGGCATTTTACAGTGAAAAGACACCTCTTCCCATTAAGAAAACGGTAGGTAAGATCTGCGGAGAATTTGTAATGTGTTATCCGCCTGGCATTCCTATCCTGGCACCCGGTGAAAGAATTACGGGGGATATCGTTGATTATATTCTTTATGCCAAAGAGAAGGGCTGCCTTCTAACCGGTACAGAGGATATGGCAGTTAACAATATCAATGTAGTGGACGCACAATATGCAGGTGCAGGAATGGAGTAAAAATGGAACTTTGGTATACGGAAAATCATACAGAGGAAGCACGTTTCTCAATTAAAATCGATAAACAGCTGGTAAGCTTACAAAGCGATTTTCAACGAATTGATATTTTTGAGTCCAAAGAGTTTGGAAGGATTCTTACCCTGGATGGTTATCTTATGGTGACAGAAAAGGATGAGTTTATTTACCATGATATGATAACACACGTACCTATGGCGGTTAACCCGGATATTAAGAAGGTTCTGGTAATCGGTGCGGGAGACGGAGGAACGATAAGAGAGCTTCTTCGTTATAAAGGAATTCAGCACATTGATATGGTGGAGATTGATGAAGAGGTTGTTAAGCTGTGTAAAGAATATCTTCCACGTACAGCCTGTGGACTGACAGACCCTAAGGTACATTTATTTTTTGAAGATGGACTTAAATTTGTCAGGGGAAAAGAAGGTGAGTATGACCTTATCATTGTTGATTCAACGGATCCCTTCGGACCTGGTGAAGGTTTATTTACCAAAGAATTCTACGGGAACTGTTACAGAGCCCTGAAGGAGGACGGAATCCTTGTTAACCAGCATGAGAGTATGTATTACTCTTCATATGCAGCGTCCATGATAAGAGCTCATCAGAGAATTCATGATACCTTTCCTGTGGCCAGGATTTACCAGGCTCATATACCAACCTATCCGTCAGGTCATTGGCTTTTTGGTTTTGCTTCCAAGAAATATGACCCGGTGAAGGATTTAAAAGCGGAAGAATGGAATAAATTAGGGTTAAAAACCAGATATTATAATACAGAACTCCATTTGGGTTCCTTTGCAATTCCGAATTATATTAAAGAGCAATTGAATGAGTCTGACCAATAACTTAAAAATGAATGATACAAAGAGCATTAGACGAAAAGCAGTTAAGCTCATATAATCCATACTAATATAAATAAAATCAGTTGATTTAGCCAATATATTTTACCTACACAAAGGAGGGCCTATTATGTCAAAAGCATTAATTATCGGTGCCGGTGGAGTAGCCGGAGTAGTAATCCACAAATGCTGCCAGAACCCCGATGTATTTACAGAAATCCTTCTTGCAAGCAGAACTGTTTCCAAATGTGATGCCTACAAGGAAAAAATTGAGAAGGAACAGGGAAGCAATCCCCTTTACGGAAAAGACCAGTTTACAAAAATTACGACGGCTCAGATAGATGCTGATAATACACAGGAACTGATTGCGCTGATTGAAGGCTATAAGCCGGATATTGTAATTAACGTAGCATTACCTTATCAAGATCTCACTATTATGGATGCCTGCCTGGCAACAAAGACTGATTATCTGGATACAGCGAATTATGAGCCTCTGGATACCGCAAAATTCGAATATAAATGGCAGTGGGATTACAGGGAAAGATTTGAGAAAGCCGGTATTACAGCTGTACTTGGCTGCGGCTTTGACCCTGGTGTTACGGGAGTATTCTCCGCTTATGCCATGAAGCATGAGTTTGATGAAATACATCAGATAGATATTTTGGATGCTAACGCAGGCGACCACGGATATCCTTTTGCTACTAATTTTAATCCCGAAATCAATATTCGTGAAGTTACTGCAAACGGCAGCTATTTCGAAAACGGAGAATTTATTGAAACAGAGCCTATGTCCATTAAGCGTGTTTATGATTTCCCTGAAATCGGCGAAAAGGATATGTATTTGTTACATCATGAAGAAATGGAATCCCTTGCGCTTAATATAAAAGGAATTAAGAAAATCCGTTTCTGGATGACCTTCTCTGAAAGATACCTGACTCATTTAAGAGTACTGGAAAACGTAGGTATGACTTCAATCGAGCCGATTGAGTTCGAAGGAAAACAGATTGTACCCCTGCAGTTCTTAAAAGCAGTGCTTCCTGATCCTGCATCCTTAGGACCCAGAACGAAAGGAAAGACCAATATCGGCTGCATTTACCAGGGTGTAAAAGACGGCAAAGAAAAGAAGTATTATGTATATAATGTGTGTGACCATGAGGAATGCTACAAAGAAGTCGGTTCTCAGGCAATTTCTTATACAACCGGTGTACCTGCAATGATAGGAGCCATGATGGTCTTAAAGGGACTCTGGAAGAAACCTGGTGTATACAATGTTGAGGAGTTCAATCCCGATCCTTTCATGGAGGAGTTAAATCGCTGCGGACTGCCCTGGAAAGAAACACATACACCTGATTTGGTGGATTAATACACAGTAACCTTTACAATCAGTTGGCGATAAAAGGTTCAGCACACGAGGTATGAACAGTATTTTCAAAGAAGTTCAAGATGTATTCCCAGGAATTCATTTTGAACTTCTTCGTACATTGTTAAGTCATGTAGCTTTGACTGAAAACTCATTTAACGGTTGTAAGGTTCCGCTTCGTGCGTATTGTACGCAATATTGGATACTAATTTGGACTGGCATTAAAGACTGGCTGAACGCCTGCAATAGTGAAATAACAGCTTGTGTTAAACTCTGCAATGATGTAAGCCTGCTACCTGGCGGAGAACCTCTGTGGCTTGAGCCTTTGCAGTGCTAAAAGCATATATCCGGCACTGATATTAACAAATTTATCCAAAACACAGTGCCAGTCGTAATGAATATTTAAGAAAGGATGCCATGCAGGCGACTCTTCGTCTGTTTCGATATGGCAATACTGCTTTGGCAGTATAAAGGGGTAGAATAATGTCCGATGTATTAAACTTTGATCCGAAGAGCTTAAAAACACCGGTTTATATAATGGATGAAACTCTTCTGAAGAAAAATCTTGAAACTTTGAAGTATGTAATTGATAAAACCGGCTGTAAGATACTTCTCGCTCAAAAAGCCTTCTCCATGTTTTCTGTCTATCCCCTGATCGGAAATTATCTGCAGGGAACCACTGCCAGCTCGCTCTATGAGGCGAAGCTTGGAAGAGAAGAGATGGAGGGTGAAGTGCATATTTTTTCACCCGCTTACAGAGAAGATGAAATGGAGGAGATTATTTCACTCAGTGACCATATTGTATTTAATTCTTTTACTCAATGGAAAAAGTACAGAGCTTTGGTTGAAGGCAGTGACAGGCATATCTCCTGCGGAATCCGCATCAATCCGGAATATTCTGAAATTGAGACAGATATGTATAATCCTTGCTTTACCGGTTCCAGAATGGGTGTAACCTTAGAGCAGTTTGAACCTGAGGAGCTAAAAGGAATAGAAGGGTTGCATTTTCATACAATGTGTGAGCAGAATTCCGATGTGCTGAAACGAACCTTGCAGGTAGTAGATGAGAAGTTCGGCTCTTATATAGCAGGAATGAAGTGGATTAATTTCGGAGGCGGACACCACATAACCAGAAAAGATTATGATCTGGATATACTGATTGAGAGCATTCTTTTTATTAAGAATAAATACAACGTGGAAGTTTATTTAGAGCCTGGTGAAGCAGTGGCTTTAAATACCGGTTTTCTGGTTGCCAGAGTCCTGGATACTTTAAAGAATGGAATGGACCTGGCTATTCTGGATACTTCTGCAGCCTGCCATATGCCCGATGTACTGGAAATGCCCTACAGACCGGAGGTAATAGGTGCCGGAAAACCCGGAGAATATGCTTATACATACCGTCTTGGGGGCCCAACCTGCCTTTCCGGCGATGTGATTGGTGAATATTCCTTTAAGGAACCGCTGCAAGTAGGGGATACATTGGTTTTTTGTGATATGGGGCATTATACTATGGTTAAAAATAATACCTTTAACGGAATGGGACTTCCCTCCATTGCATTGTGGAGCCCGGATAAAGGCACTCAGCTCATTAAGGAGTTTGGTTATGAGGATTTCAAGATGAGGTTATCCTAGAAATTATCTTTTTTAGATATAATTCTATATTTTGCAGGCAGAGAATGAGTACAAATTTTCTGCCTGTTTTTGTTTGCAATTAATTTGTCCTATTGACATGAGGTCTCATGTCGTAATATGCTGAAATAAGTAAGGTGTGTTACTGGAATAATGATATAGCATAAATTGGGGATTCTAATAGCAGAAAGTATTATGAATGCAGAAAGTATTATGAATGCAGAAAGTATTATGAAACGCTTACGTTTTATGTAATGCAATGATATGAAAGAAGGAGAATAACATGAGTGATAATATTATGAAATCGTATTTTGATGTACTGCCGTTATTAAAGGATCTGGTACAAGAAGATATAGCAGTTTCTATAACAGATAATGAGAAATTTCTGGCATATTGGCCCAATCCCATATTACCCTTACAATTACAGGTTGGAGATGTAATTCAACAAGAGGATCCTTTACGTCTGGCAATGAGAAACAAAAATGTGATCTCCCAGATAGTTCCAAAAGAAGCCTTGGGAATAGTGTTTCAGGCAATCTGCTATCCCATTCTTGATGAAGCTGGTAAAGTGCTTGGTGCTGTAGGGATAGCTAAGAGCCTGGAGAAACGTTCTGAATTGCAGAATTCAACAGAGATAATATTTAATTCTTTACAGCAGATTAATTCTAGTATCGAAGAAATTGCTTCTGGTTCCGTGCAGCTTAAAGGAACCATTTCAGAGGTAGTTGATACGACGAAAGCAGCAAAACAAAAAATTAATGATACCGATATGATCCTGTCTACAATTCAAAATATTGCTTCTCAGTCTAATCTCCTGGCATTAAATGCCGCTATTGAAGCAGCAAGAGCCGGAGAAGCCGGCAGAGGATTCAGTGTAGTAGCAGATGAAGTCAGAAAGCTGGCACAATCAAGCTCTGATTCTGCCAAGAAAGTATCTGCTACTTTAAGTGAAATTAAGAACTATATTGAAAAAATCGAACAGCAGATCCATAACTCCAATATTATAGCTGAATCCCAGGCAGCCTCCACAGAAGAAATCACTTCCGTAACAGATGAAGTAACCAATTCCTCAAGAACATTACGTGAGCTTGCTAAAATTGTTTAAAGACTTAGTTGCAGATCAAAAAGAATATTACTGATGATTTCTTGTCAGGCTTTCAAGGTTAATGTCCATAAGATGAACGGTGCTCCAGAAGAGATAAGAGATTTATGGCAGCAGACAGATAGTTTATCTTAAAGCATTGTACGAAAGAAAGCCTGACAATCTCAGTTAGACTAATTATTGTTATACTAATTTATTATGACAAATAGCACCCTGATAATCATCTTGTTTCACCAGGATATCCTGTAACAGAAGTGCAGCTTCTGTCTTATTACCAAGTCCTAAATTACCTAAAGCACGCAGATAATTACAGTACTGGATGTTTCGTAACTGTATATTATCCTGGAACACTTCGATTTCCGGCAGTGACACGGCAAAGAAATCATAGGACACTTTATCAAATAAGTGTTTCTCGCCGTAAATTATCAACTGGTGATATGCTTTTAAGGCAGCATTTTCCCTTTGGAGGGCTTTATTTGCCAGTCCCTGGTAGAAAATAAAATCAGATGGCTGATCGTTATAGTACAGCACACTTCCCGGTTCTGTTGGTCCTGTTGCTGCAAGCTCGAAATATTTCTTTGCCTCTTCCTCCCTTCCCAGTTTACGATAGGACACACCTAAATAATAATGAGCTTCATTGTCCGCTACATTGGGCAATTTACCTTCTCCCAAATTCTCAGGATAATTAAGAGAAGCAGTTAATAAAGGCAAGGCGTCCTCCGGTTTATTTGAATTTATTAAACTGACAGCAGATTGAATCAAAGCATACCGGTACTGGGAGCTGACCTTTCCTTCTCCACCTTCCCAGGGATGGAAACGATGGGAAGTCAATGCTTTAATAGCCTCCTCGTATTGTCCGGTACAATTAAGCAGTGTGATATAGCGCAGATATAGATCATCACGGGATTTGGTCACGGAAAGATCTGATTCCAGCATTTTCAGACGTTCCTTTACCGGTATATTTGCTTTTGCTGCCAATTGGTCATATTCCAGGAGAAATCTCGGATATTTACGATCAAGACTAAGAGCTTTATTCATGGCTTTCAATGCCTTTTGATTATCTTTTTCTTTGTTAAAGTAAGCAATAGCCAGGTTTCGGTATGCCATGGACAGAGAGTCTTTTTGAGTAACAGCGGTTTCCCAGTGATAAACAGCCTGTTCATACTGTTTTTTATCATAAAGGAGATTTCCCAGGTAAAAATGTGCCATTGGAGCAGTTTTTAGTAATTGGATTCCATGTTCTAAAATTTTAATTTCTTCAATCCGGTTAGGGAAGCAGTAGTCTCCGGGGCAGCCCTCCGCTCTTTCATAGAAGGCAGCAGCTTCTTTTGTTAAGCCCAGTTTATATTTGGCATAACCTTGATAGCTGAATAAAAGAGGATTATTGTCCTGGCATAAGGATAATAGTATTACCGCATCTTCATATAAGCCCGCATTGATGTAATCAAGAGAAAGGGTTAGGTAATTGTGCGCTTCCTGACGCATTCTCTCTATAAAGAAAGCGAGAGAGTTATCCTGCAGGGCTTTCTCAAAAATACAACCCATATATAAGGGATCTATCACAAGACTTTCTTCCAGGAATATTTTATTCTCTCTGGAGAGTTTACGAAGCAGTGCTGCTTTCAGATTTCTACTTTTCATATTATGCCAGTTATGAAGCATGGATTTTTCTGCAAATTCCAGAGCTTCTTCGTAACAGGCTTTTCTGGCAGAAAGGCAGGAAAGCCAGTAGAAACCTGCACTCATGGTTTCAGCGCTCCAGGTGGATTTATAAAAGGCATCATATGCCAGATCTTCTTTGTCTACTGCTGCGAGGGCAAGACCCAGGTTGAAATAGCACTCCCCGGAATAAGGGTTAGGATTCTTCCAGGTCTGTTTCTTGATGGCTGCTTCGAAGTAAGGGATACTTTCTTTTAGAAAACCCCGTTTATATAAGAGAAGGCCATATCCGTTATTTATTCTGATATCCGTAGTATCGCGTCTTAAACCTTCCAGATAGTAATCGGCAGGATCATAAGTGGCATGACGGTATTGTTCCAGATGAGAAGCGGCCAGATATAACTCTTCAAGAGATTTCATATCAGCAGGCGCTTTCATGGGTTCAGCTGCTTCCGGAATGGGTTTTAATTCTTTTTCATACAACTTATAACTTACCAGGGTTTTATTATCGCAGTTGACAGTGATACTACAGTCTGATAGCTTTTGGGGTGCTGTAAACACTACTGTAAGACATTTCTCCGGTGTGAGATTGGCCGTGGTCTCTGATAATATCTGGTCGCCGACCGTCACTTTAACAGAGGATTGATTGTAAATACCGCTGACATATACTTTTAAGATTGCCGTACCCTCCTGGCCTTGTTCCAGGCTTACTGCAGCATCTTTGGTTGCATTGCCAACCCTGCCTACACCTTTATAAGGCATAAAATACTGGACAAAGGTTTTTTCCTCGTGAGGTTTCAGCCAGGTAAAATCAGGCTGGTTGTCTGTAAATACACCAGTCATTAATTCAATATAAGGTCCGTCACTGTCGGTGAGATTATTATCCCAGGTTCTTCCAAAATCACCATTTCCCCAAGTCCACTGCTTCTTGCCGGGAGAAAAATGATGATCAGCTACATGAAGCAGACCAGCTTCTCTTTTCTCGTCATAATTACCGATAAAGTCGTAGTCAGAATGGGCAGCCATATAGGAAGTAGGTACTTTGACATTTTTGTAACGTGATATATCCACGCCGGCAGAATAGTCACATTTATAATATTCACCTGTTGCTATAGGGAAGGTTGATACAGCACGTTTTCCATGATCCATTACTGCATTCACATCGGGAGGGAATACGGAGTAAGTATCATCGTTAACAGGCACGGCAGGATTAGCCCACCAAAGAAAGGTTTGCGGCAGATCAGTAGGATTGTAGAGCTGTCCTTTTATTTCGATGTATGCTTTTTCGGGATAGAGTGTAATAGCGGCCATTCCCTTGGTACCATACATTTTATCAATTTCGCTGATAAAAACCGTAGAAGAGCCGTCCTGGTTCTCACAAAGAGAATAGTCTACCGGTGAATAAGTAGAGGGCCTGTGGTGCTGCGGCCAGTTAAACTCGATACCGCCGGAGATCCAAGGACCGGTAAGACCGACCAGTGCCGGCTTGATCACGTGATTGTAATAGACAAAATCATATCCGTTGGTTTTATCATAAGCACGCTGTATTCTGCCTCCGAGCTCCGGCAGAATCATAATTTTTAAGTACTCATTTTCAAGAAATACAGCTTTATAACTAACTTCTTCTTTCACATCTGAGATTTTTTCTGTTACTGGCAGAGGATATACCTTACCGGTACTTCCCTGATAGGCTCTTCTTTCAAGGAATAGAGGACTTTTCTCTGGGGGATGTACTTTGTAAGTAGGTATGATTAGGATCTCTTCCCAGAGCTTAACTTTATTTATTGAATTCATGTAATACTCCTTCCTATTATTATAAGGGTTTGATGATAATATCATGTTTTGATTCTACCTCAAAATTGAGACTCTATAAATGGCATATCGTAATAAAAGATGGACAATATTCCACCAATATGCTATGTTTACGATATGAGCATATTTGATGATAAAAAGAAAGACGGCTTCAAAGGAGAGCGAATGATCGTGATTCCGACAGAAGCCTTTAAGGATTATACGGAGCATCCTCAGATTAGAAGACTATACCTAACGGATGTAGGTTATTTCCCCCAGGCAGAACATCATTACAGGGAAAGGAAGGATGGAATAGAAGAGTACATTTTTATGTACTGTATGGAAGGCAGCGGAATAATAGAAATAGAGGGAAAAGAATATAGTCTTAAAGATAATGAGGCATTTTGTATTCCAAGGCTCAAAGGACATAAATATTATGCTTGTCCGGACAGGCCCTGGAGTATTCTTTGGGTGCATTTTAAAGGGGAGGATATCACCTATTACCCTCTGGAGGAATGTATTACAATAAAGTTTGGCTCCAATCATGCCGGTAATCGTATGCTGTTTCTGTTTGAACTATTGTTCCGTGTATTGGAGGGAAATTATACACTTGGTAACTTTATATATATTTCACAAGTGCTATCCTTAATACTGGCTGAGGCATATAACCGGGAAAAACAGCATACGGCCCTGGACCAGAACAGACATGTAACTGACGTCATTAAATATATGTACCAGCATATGAATGAAGAATTATCCCTGGAGCAGATTGTGGAAGCGTTTAATCTTTCAAAGAGCTATCTGAATGCGGTATTTAAGAAACATACCAGCCATTCGCCAATGGACTTTTATATTCAGCTTAAGATGAAGGAGGCTTGCAAACTCCTTCGTGCCACAGATTCGTATATCTATGAAGTGGCTCTTAAATTAGGCTACAAGGACCAGTATTATTTCTCAAGAATCTTTAAAAAGGTTGTAGGTATTTCACCCAAAGAATATAAGAATAGTGAATATTTTCATTTTGAGAAGGATGGCAGGCTGAATGGTAACAGAAGATAAAAAGTACAGGCAAATGATAAATTTCTATAAATTATAATTTAATTCTTTTTTAGGAAAGGCACTTAATAACAGTAAGAGGCATAGATTAATTATAAACCCCTATTATTGAGGTGCTTTTGCAGTGAAATCTTTTCCAAAGCCACTGAGCGCCAAGGAAGAAACGGAAATCCTTTGCCGTTGTATGGAAGGAAGCAAAGAAGCAAGGGATATCCTGATTGAACGTAATCTCCGTCTGGTAGCACATATTGTAAAAAAATACAATTCGGCGGATAGAGAAATAGATGACTTAATATCCATTGGCACAATTGGTTTAATAAAAGCAATCGATACCTTTGACCCGGATAAAGGAATACGGCTAGCCACCTATGCTTCTAGGTGTATAGATAATGAGCTTCTGATGATGTTAAGGAGCGGTAAACGACAGGCGAAAGAAGTTTATCTGTATGAACCTATAGGTTCCGATAAGGAAGGGCATGAAATCAATCTTCTGGATATTATTGAGAGCTCTGAATCAGACATTATCGAAGAAATAGAATTGCAAGGTAATGTTAAGCGTCTGTATGAGTTGGTAAATAAGGTTCTGAATAAAAGAGAGCGGCAGATTATTGAGATGCGGTACGGATTGAATTCACAGGAAGAGATTACACAAAGGGAGATAGCCAGTAAAATAGGTATTTCCAGATCTTATGTTTCTAGAATTGAGAAGAAGGCATTAAAGAAATTAAGAGAATATTTTGATAAAGAATACCGGGATCCATATTAATGATATAAAGTAAAAAAGAAAGGTGCTGTTTCCAAACGTATATAATAGTCTGGAAACAGCACTTTTATCTATTTTATAGCTTATGATGAGTAGTTCGAAGTCAAGTGAAAGGCCATGCTGCAATCACCAGGAATTTATGGATTTACTCTGCGAATTTCTTTAAAGACAAAAGGTTTTACCTCTTTATTGTTTAAAAGAGTTACTTCAGCAGCAGTTGCAGGCTGATCAGGAAGTTCTGCCTCTGCTTCCTTCCCATAAGCACCGGACCCCTCCACAAATTGATTCATGATCACGTTCATACTATTGGAGAGCTTATCAAGGTTAAAGTCATATTCGGTCATTTTGCTGTAGATATCGTCATTATCCGATAGATTTGCATGGAATTCAGTTGCATTCTTAAAGAATTCACGGACCATTTTGCTGTACTCATTCTGGCGCTGTTCCATAAGCTCATTCATTCTGACACTGTTTTCATTTACCAGCTTATAAAATTCTCTCATCTGATGGTGCATATAATCCATAACTTCTTTTCGCATTCTCGTCATATCCTTATAAGCCTGTAAGGTAACAGCAGAAGAGTGCTTCAGATTCTGCTCCCTGGATTCTGTGATATTCGCTGCGGCCTGTTCCTCAAGGGAGGCAGTTGATATTACAAGCTCCTCCTTTAGCTGCTCGATTTCAGTCCTTGCTTTATCCAGCTCTTCGGATGCAGCAATCAATTCATAAGACTTATCAGCAAGAGCTCTTTCCAGTAAAGCTTTGTTTTCTTTCTCTTTCTCTAGCTGCGACTGTAAACTTTCCATAAAGGAATAATCCACTAGACTGCTTGCATCAGCATTTTGCAGCTGTAGTTCAGAGATATGTGCATTTAAGGTATCATTCTGCTGCTGTAAAAGAGTAAGCTGCTCTTTTAATTCAGAATATTTCTGGGTATAGTCCGTTACTTCCTGTGAGAGTGAAGCTGTCTGGGATAAAAGCTCGTCCTTTTCATCGTTTAGCTGTTTGAGTTCTTCTTCAAGTTTCTTTACATCAGCTTCTAAGAGATTGGCTTTCGCACCATTGGTCTCGTTATTCTTAACCTGTGTTTTTAATGTTGTGATAGTACCGTTCAAGCTCTCGTTTTCTTCACGAAGAGTATTTAACATTACATCAACCTCAGATACGCTATAACCAAATAAGCCTTTTTTCATAACAATTATCCCTCCGCTAAATTAGATTGGTTTAATTGGGTTACAATTATAACATCTACAATTAAAACATCTATCAGTTATATTGATATATTTATAAACAAACTATTTTTTCGCTTCATCGATTACGTTTATAATCTTATCGTAAGTTATAATATTTGTCAACCAAAGACAAAAAATTCCATAAACTACATTGGAAGATAAAAGTTAACATATCATTCTGTAAATCCAGAAAATAATATTCCGTAAAGAACGTATGTCCGGTTCATGCGACATAATATGATAAGTAAAGACTTTTTACTTAAAAAATCATGAAAAATTGTATTTGTAAATAGTCAATTAGGCTTGAAATCAGAGAATATTTATATTATAGTTAGGTTCAGGATGAAATTGAAGTATTCTTTTACAGGAGTGAAAATATTAATATGAGCAGCATCCTAATTGTAGGAAGTTACGGTTCGTTTACCAACGAACTGATAAATAAGTTTTATAAAGAAAATTGGCGTATTTATACATTAATCTGTAATAAAAAGCTTATTAAGCCTGCTCATGTGTTCGAACAATATGTGTTTAAATACGATAGCGACAGCGTAAGAACGCTTATTAACAGCAGCCGCCCGGATGTTATCCTTTTTACAGGTGCCTATGACCCTTATTATAAATGGGAAGACGAGAGTGCGGTGGAGGACTCCTTAAACTATGTGACAGGTCTCAGCAATCTCTTGATGAGCGCGGCAATGCTTGGTACAAGACATTTCATTTATATATCCTCCGAAAAAGTTTTTGAGGATGAATATATCATTGATATCAAGGAGGATTTACAAACCTCACCCAACAGTGTGAAAGGGATGACAATATCACAGGGTGAGAATCTGGCAATGCATTTTAAACAGACCACGCAAATGGAAGTAAGTGTAATTAGATTAGCCGGTATGTATGGTATACCTGCAGATCGTAAAGCCTGCAGAGATATTTATTCGGGGATGTGCCTAAAAGCTCTGGTTTCAGGGCGTTTACAGGTTAATGCCAAGAAAGGGCTGTCGGCTTTGTTTGTAAAGGATGCAGTAGAAGGCTTATTTCTTCTAGTAAACGCACCAGAGAGAAAGCATGTTATTTATCATATCTCGTCTCTGGAAGAAGTGACAGAGGATATCATAGCCAGACTGATACAGGAAAAGCTATCGAACCAGATTGATATTGTAGATCAGACAGTTGGCCTTAAGAGCAGGCTTATTCTGTCAAACAGCAGATTTCTTGAAGAGTTTCCGCTGGAAATCAGAAACAGCTATAAGGACATAATTCCACAGATTATTATGTACATGAACAGACATAAGAATTTGTTTTTGCATAGTGATGAGAAATATCAGGGCAAGGGGTTAGGGCATCGTGTACTCAGGGTACTAAAAAAAGCTTTTCCTTTCTTAGAAAGCCTGGTATTTTTTATACCTTTTTTTATTCTGAACAATCAAACGGTAGGAAATGATTATTTCGGCGGGATTAATTTCTATTTACTTTATGTACTTTTATTTGCAGTGATTCACGGCAGGCAGCAGGCTATTTTAGCATCGCTGCTCAGTGTTATAGGTTATTGTTACCGGCAGTTATATTCAACTTCCGGCTTTTCCTTATTAATAGATATCAATACTTACATCTGGATCGCGCAAATTTTTGTTGTAGGGCTTACAGTGGGACATTTAAAGGATAAGTTTCGGGATATGGAAGCTGATAAAAACGAGCAGATAGATTTTATGTCAGAGCGGCTGAATGATATAACCATAATCAATTCCAGTAATATAAAGATCAAGAACTATTATGCTGAAAAAATCATCAGCAGCACGGAAAGTATCGGCCGTATCTATGATATAACCTCAAGACTCGATAAGGCTGCTACAGGTGAAGTACTGTTTGCCGCTTTGGATACACTGTCAGAAATCATGAATACACCCAATGTATCAATATATCTGGTATCAAAT from Anaerocolumna sp. AGMB13020 encodes the following:
- a CDS encoding saccharopine dehydrogenase family protein codes for the protein MSKALIIGAGGVAGVVIHKCCQNPDVFTEILLASRTVSKCDAYKEKIEKEQGSNPLYGKDQFTKITTAQIDADNTQELIALIEGYKPDIVINVALPYQDLTIMDACLATKTDYLDTANYEPLDTAKFEYKWQWDYRERFEKAGITAVLGCGFDPGVTGVFSAYAMKHEFDEIHQIDILDANAGDHGYPFATNFNPEINIREVTANGSYFENGEFIETEPMSIKRVYDFPEIGEKDMYLLHHEEMESLALNIKGIKKIRFWMTFSERYLTHLRVLENVGMTSIEPIEFEGKQIVPLQFLKAVLPDPASLGPRTKGKTNIGCIYQGVKDGKEKKYYVYNVCDHEECYKEVGSQAISYTTGVPAMIGAMMVLKGLWKKPGVYNVEEFNPDPFMEELNRCGLPWKETHTPDLVD
- the nspC gene encoding carboxynorspermidine decarboxylase, whose protein sequence is MSDVLNFDPKSLKTPVYIMDETLLKKNLETLKYVIDKTGCKILLAQKAFSMFSVYPLIGNYLQGTTASSLYEAKLGREEMEGEVHIFSPAYREDEMEEIISLSDHIVFNSFTQWKKYRALVEGSDRHISCGIRINPEYSEIETDMYNPCFTGSRMGVTLEQFEPEELKGIEGLHFHTMCEQNSDVLKRTLQVVDEKFGSYIAGMKWINFGGGHHITRKDYDLDILIESILFIKNKYNVEVYLEPGEAVALNTGFLVARVLDTLKNGMDLAILDTSAACHMPDVLEMPYRPEVIGAGKPGEYAYTYRLGGPTCLSGDVIGEYSFKEPLQVGDTLVFCDMGHYTMVKNNTFNGMGLPSIALWSPDKGTQLIKEFGYEDFKMRLS
- the speE gene encoding polyamine aminopropyltransferase gives rise to the protein MELWYTENHTEEARFSIKIDKQLVSLQSDFQRIDIFESKEFGRILTLDGYLMVTEKDEFIYHDMITHVPMAVNPDIKKVLVIGAGDGGTIRELLRYKGIQHIDMVEIDEEVVKLCKEYLPRTACGLTDPKVHLFFEDGLKFVRGKEGEYDLIIVDSTDPFGPGEGLFTKEFYGNCYRALKEDGILVNQHESMYYSSYAASMIRAHQRIHDTFPVARIYQAHIPTYPSGHWLFGFASKKYDPVKDLKAEEWNKLGLKTRYYNTELHLGSFAIPNYIKEQLNESDQ
- a CDS encoding methyl-accepting chemotaxis protein, which codes for MSDNIMKSYFDVLPLLKDLVQEDIAVSITDNEKFLAYWPNPILPLQLQVGDVIQQEDPLRLAMRNKNVISQIVPKEALGIVFQAICYPILDEAGKVLGAVGIAKSLEKRSELQNSTEIIFNSLQQINSSIEEIASGSVQLKGTISEVVDTTKAAKQKINDTDMILSTIQNIASQSNLLALNAAIEAARAGEAGRGFSVVADEVRKLAQSSSDSAKKVSATLSEIKNYIEKIEQQIHNSNIIAESQAASTEEITSVTDEVTNSSRTLRELAKIV